From the Euphorbia lathyris chromosome 6, ddEupLath1.1, whole genome shotgun sequence genome, one window contains:
- the LOC136233227 gene encoding DNA repair protein UVH3 isoform X1: MGVQGLWDLLAPVGRRVSVETLSGKKLAIDASIWMVQFMKAMRDEKGEMVRNAHLLGFFRRICKLLFLRTKPVFVFDGATPALKRRTVIARRRQRENAQAKIRKTAEKLLLNHLKAMRLQDLAKSLENQRKNQKNDAKGKKILVEDTRVEDNNIDEQSNTEFTDEEINNQEKLDEMLAASLAAEEDRHLNNNLSTAAVVPDGEERDSEENEEIIWPAIDGSVDPAVLASLPTTLQFDLMMRKRSMVDNGKNNGVNKDEERKGNPKVKEFLSDQMDMLERDSVVAKSYNQGKLDEMLAASIAAEESGSLTKIASTSGATVPSNLEGVDEMLAASIAAEESGSLTKITSTSGAKVPSDWEGVDDDEEMILPAFSGKVDPAILAALPPSMQLDLLVQMRERLMAENRQKYQKVKKAPEKFSELQIEAYLKTVSYRREIVQVQKAAAGKDIGGIQTSRIASEANKEFIFSSSFTGDKQLLTSAGVQQSGKKSSDSVDNIASTSKSSTVTAFVQDESSRAFDEDVETYVDESGRIRVSRVRAMGMRMTRDLQRNLDLMKEVELDRMHIKTASARSEFCRNEIGSQKSIPSKEHNPEISHDNNANAVELSERNAQPILDTENSIQISFEVDGESKRMESDDDIFTSLVVGQPIKISSDSASDTDWEEGIIDRNDGGSSKDVTLETNASLGGSNINDDSEVEWEEEVCDVHENSKSPYESGKPPSRGNLMEEFDLQEAIRRSLEDFGVEEVSHTQAAHGEVAKTSEVTHKSVEFLDTEAKTDKLNLLERDKNGQNKPFSEILATMKFDGLGPSDNSHLFSPSQGQMKFSEVHDTNNLGILTNTSCPHYLGSDARQPTNIMNIVGNLGVENHSADLVEAKEIDMIVERPLDGSVEDLGLSTSSKICPGNVSVVHRTSSHDMNFSASVDDERNKMKTERSLFVNEEKKSDTPFHAVELTNPSEPSKDSRMRTCVEPVLEGEKNPVQFNENGVHKFANNENLQADFSENNLQEEILILNQERITLGHEQKKLERNAESVTSEMFAECQEMLQMFGIPYIIAPMEAEAQCAYMELANLVDGVVTDDSDVFLFGGRSVYKNIFDDRKYVETYFMKDIEKELGLTREKLIRMALLLGSDYTEGISGIGIVNAIEVVNAFPEEDGLQKFREWIESPDPNILGKFDSQTCSGLRKKGAEVDGNDSDCANSNMEGINFSGQKIRQTHDQESSADHNQKMKQIFMNKHRNVSKNWHVPSSFPSEVVISAYICPQVDKSTDPFAWGKPDINVLHRLCWEKFGWGVQKSDELLSPVLKEYNKHETQLRLEAFYTFNERFAKIRSSRIKKAVKGITGNQSSELMDDAVEGSSRSRKKRTIRPGESGADNTEKPSMRAKRGGHSFKTDPLEKTTRKQSRRRTAGEPVSSEVGNTESQHLSTSKGSHEHERGRGGGQRRGRGRGRGRGKGSLDFKQSDSSSVDVSGEDDNLEVCVEKSEKSGGSRRSMRTRKPAKYVVDDSAFDDLDKSLDHDSQKSDDEAMEQSGEGVCKDTGMSLNCKEHQNVEGPLQEDLYLQTGGFVNEDGSGKAGASQDNCPHEAGLSEEYHLKMGGGFCMDESETEDAACSPSNSAARDTADASFFFSAMEEDHLGKGSVGSALGVKETLDNIQELVGTNPADAVDTGDYSKVGVVSLPNIPDSNTGLSSLSAMPFLKRKQRKS; this comes from the exons ATGGGAGTTCAAGGTCTGTGGGACCTTCTGGCTCCCGTCGGCCGCCGGGTATCTGTCGAAACCCTCTCAGGCAAGAAGCTCGCAATTG ATGCAAGTATATGGATGGTTCAATTTATGAAGGCGATGAGAGACGAGAAGGGAGAAATGGTAAGGAATGCGCATTTGCTAGGATTCTTTCGACGAATTTGCAAGCTCTTGTTTCTAAGGACGAAGCCTGTGTTCGTCTTCGATGGTGCCACCCCCGCTCTTAAGCGGCGTACTGTGATTGCGAGACGTAGACAGCGTGAGAATGCACAGGCTAAGATACGGAAAACTGCTGAGAAATTACTACTTAATCAT CTCAAGGCAATGAGACTTCAAGATTTGGCAAAGAGTCTCGAGAATCAGAGGAAAAATCAGAAGAATGATGCTAAGGGAAAGAAGATCCTGGTAGAAGACACCCGTGTGGAGGATAATAATATAGATGAACAAAGCAATACAGAGTTCACTGATGAAGAGATTAATAATCAGGAAAAATTGGATGAAAT GTTGGCAGCATCTCTTGCAGCTGAAGAAGATAGGCACTTAAATAACAATTTGTCAACTGCAGCTGTGGTTCCTGATGGGGAGGAGAGAGATAGCGAAGAAAATGAAGAGATCATATGG CCAGCAATAGATGGCAGTGTGGATCCGGCTGTCTTGGCTTCTTTGCCCACAACTTTGCAATTTGATCTTATG ATGAGAAAGAGGTCAATGGTGGATAATGGaaaaaacaatggagtcaataAG GATGAGGAACGAAAAGGTAATCCAAAGGTTAAGGAGTTTTTATCCGATCAAATGGACATGTTGGAGAGGGATAGCGTGGTAGCAAAGAGTTACAACCAAGGAAAGCTTGATGAAAT GTTGGCAGCATCTATTGCAGCTGAAGAAAGTGGGAGTTTAACTAAGATCGCATCAACATCTGGTGCTACAGTTCCTTCGAATTTAGAAGGTGTTGATGAAAT GTTGGCAGCATCTATTGCAGCTGAAGAAAGTGGGAGTTTAACTAAGATTACATCAACATCTGGTGCTAAAGTTCCTTCGGATTGGGAAGGTGTTGATgacgatgaagaaatgataCTT CCAGCATTTAGTGGGAAAGTTGATCCAGCTATTTTAGCAGCTCTGCCCCCATCAATGCAACTTGATCTCCTTGTTCAg ATGAGAGAGAGATTGATGGCTGAAAATAGGCAGAAGTATCAAAAAGTCAAGAAG GCTCCTGAAAAATTCTCTGAGCTACAAATAGAGGCTTACCTTAAAACGGTTTCTTACCGCCGGGAGATAGTTCAAGTGCAGAAAGCAGCAGCTGGGAAGGATATAGGTGGTATTCAGACTTCACGAATAGCCTCTGAAGccaataaagaatttattttctCATCATCCTTTACGGGGGACAAGCA ATTGCTGACATCAGCTGGAGTGCAGCAAAGTGGAAAAAAGTCTTCAGATTCTGTGGATAACATTGCATCCACCAGCAAGTCTAGTACGGTTACAGCATTTGTTCAGGATGAATCCAGTAGGGCTTTTGATGAAGATGTTGAAACATATGTGGATGAAAGTGGTCGAATTCGGGTCAGTCGAGTGAGAGCTATGGGGATGCGCATGACCCGTGATTTGCAAAGGAACTTGGATTTAATGAAGGAGGTTGAACTAGATAGGATGCATATCAAGACTGCAAGTGCTCGTTCTGAGTTCTGTAGAAATGAGATTGGTTCTCAAAAAAGTATTCCTAGTAAAGAACATAATCCAGAAATTTCACATGACAACAATGCTAATGCTGTTGAATTGAGTGAGAGAAATGCACAGCCCATCTTAGATACCGAGAATTCTATACAGATATCATTTGAAGTTGATGGTGAAAGTAAACGAATGGAAAGTGATGATGACATATTTACTTCTTTAGTTGTAGGACAACCTATTAAGATCTCTTCGGATTCTGCCTCCGATACTGATTGGGAGGAAggcattatcgatagaaatgaTGGAGGTTCTTCTAAAGATGTGACACTAGAAACTAATGCCTCTCTTGGGGGGAGCAACATCAATGATGACAGTGAAGTGGAATGGGAGGAGGAAGTTTGTGATGTTCATGAAAATTCCAAGTCCCCGTATGAATCAGGAAAACCACCTTCCAGAGGTAACTTGATGGAAGAGTTTGATTTGCAGGAGGCAATAAGAAGAAGCCTCGAGGATTTTGGGGTTGAAGAAGTCAGTCATACACAAGCTGCCCATGGGGAAGTAGCGAAAACTTCCGAAGTTACTCATAAGAGTGTAGAGTTCCTTGATACAGAGGCTAAAACTGATAAGCTAAATCTGCTCGAGAGAGACAAGAACGGACAAAATAAACCCTTCTCTGAAATCTTGGCAACTATGAAGTTTGATGGTTTGGGTCCAAGTGATAATTCACATCTCTTTTCTCCTTCACAGGGGCAAATGAAGTTTTCTGAAGTGCACGATACCAATAATTTGGGCATCCTGACCAATACATCATGCCCACATTATCTGGGGTCAGATGCTAGACAACCAACCAACATTATGAATATAGTGGGGAATCTGGGTGTAGAAAACCATTCTGCAGACTTGGTTGAAGCAAAGGAGATTGACATGATTGTGGAAAGACCTCTGGATGGTTCTGTTGAGGATCTTGGGTTATCTACCTCAAGCAAGATATGTCCAGGGAATGTTTCTGTTGTTCATAGGACAAGTTCCCATGACATGAATTTTTCTGCATCAGTTGATGATGAGAGGAATAAAATGAAAACAGAAAGATCTTTGTTTGTTAACGAGGAGAAAAAATCTGATACACCATTTCATGCAGTTGAGTTGACCAACCCCAGTGAGCCATCCAAAGATTCAAGAATGAGGACTTGTGTTGAACCTGTTTTGGAAGGAGAAAAAAACCCTGTTCAGTTTAATGAGAATGGTGTGCATAAATTTGCAAACAATGAGAATCTACAGGCTGATTTCTCAGAGAACAATTTGCAGGAGGAAATTCTCATTCTTAATCAAGAACGCATAACATTGGGACATGAACAGAAGAAGCTTGAGCGCAATGCAGAATCAGTTACCAGTGAGATGTTTGCAGAGTGTCAG GAAATGCTGCAGATGTTTGGTATACCATATATTATAGCACCAATGGAAGCAGAAGCGCAGTGTGCTTATATGGAACTTGCAAATCTTGTTGATGGTGTTGTTACTGATGACTCTGATGTGTTCTTATTTGGTGGGCGAAGTGTTTACAAGAATATATTTGATGATCGCAAATATGTTGAGACATACTTTATGAAG GATATTGAGAAAGAGCTAGGCTTGACCAGAGAAAAGTTAATTCGCATGGCTCTACTTCTTGGGAGTGATTATACTGAGGGCATTAG TGGTATTGGCATTGTTAATGCTATTGAGGTTGTGAATGCATTCCCTGAGGAGGATGGCCTTCAGAAATTCCGAGAGTGGATTGAATCACCAGACCCAAACATTTTAGGAAAATTTGATTCACAAACGTGTTCGGGTCTGAGAAAGAAAGGGGCAGAGGTTGATGGAAATGATTCAGATTGTGCAAATAGCAACATGGAGGGAATCAATTTTTCAGGCCAGAaaattcgccaaactcatgatcaAGAATCTTCTGCTGATCACAATCAAAAGATGAAGCAGATTTTCATGAATAAGCAT AGAAATGTGAGCAAGAACTGGCATGTTCCTTCTTCTTTTCCAAGCGAAGTAGTCATATCTGCATATATTTGTCCACAAGTGGACAAATCAACTGATCCTTTCGCATGGGGAAAGCCAGATATTAATGTTCTTCACAG GCTTTGCTGGGAAAAGTTTGGGTGGGGCGTCCAAAAGTCAGATGAGTTGCTATCCCCTGTTCTGAAAGAATACAACAAGCACGAG ACTCAATTGCGTCTAGAAGCATTTTACACTTTCAACGAAAGATTTGCAAAAATTCGCAGCAGTAGAATCAAGAAAGCTGTTAAAGGGATAACAGGAAATCAGTCCTCGGAATTGATGGATGATGCTGTGGAAGGAtcttctagaagtagaaagaagAGAACTATTAGACCTGGTGAATCTGGTGCTGACAATACAGAAAAACCTTCAATGAGAGCGAAGCGAGGTGGTCACAGCTTTAAGACTGACCCTCTGGAGAAAACTACTAGAAAGCAGTCCAGGAGAAGAACTGCTGGAGAACCTGTTTCATCTGAAGTGGGGAATACAGAGTCACAGCACTTAAGCACCAGTAAAGGATCACATGAGCATGAAAGAGGTAGAGGGGGAGGCCAAAGAAGAgggagaggaagaggaagaggacgGGGAAAAGGAAGTCTTGATTTTAAACAATCTGATTCCAGCTCAGTTGATGTGAGTGGTGAGGATGATAACCTAGAAGTTTGTGTTGAGAAGTCAGAAAAATCAGGAGGATCACGAAGG TCAATGCGCACGAGGAAGCCTGCAAAGTACGTTGTAGATGACTCAGCATTTGATGATCTGGACAAGTCGCTGGACCACGATAGTCAAAAGTCAGATGATGAGGCAATGGAACAATCAGGTGAAGGGGTATGCAAAGATACTGGTATGAGCCTCAACTGCAAGGAACATCAAAATGTGGAAGGACCTTTGCAAGAAGACTTGTATCTTCAAACAGGAGGATTTGTGAATGAAGATGGAAGTGGTAAGGCTGGTGCAAGCCAAGATAACTGTCCTCATGAAGCTGGTTTATCTGAAGAATACCACCTCAAAATGGGAGGTGGGTTCTGCATGGATGAAAGTGAGACGGAAGATGCAGCATGTAGCCCATCTAATTCGGCTGCAAGGGACACAGCCGATGCTTCTTTCTTCTTTAGTGCTATGGAAGAAGATCATTTAGGTAAAGGTTCAGTTGGATCCGCTTTAGGTGTCAAAGAAACTTTGGATAACATCCAAGAGTTGGTAGGGACGAATCCTGCAGATGCAGTAGATACCGGTGATTATTCTAAAGTCGGTGTCGTGTCTTTGCCGAATATCCCTGATAGTAACACTGGGCTTTCGAGTCTTAGTGCAATGCCTTTCTTgaaaagaaaacagagaaagagtTGA
- the LOC136233227 gene encoding DNA repair protein UVH3 isoform X2: protein MNKAIQSSLMKRLIIRKNWMKSSLAAEEDRHLNNNLSTAAVVPDGEERDSEENEEIIWPAIDGSVDPAVLASLPTTLQFDLMMRKRSMVDNGKNNGVNKDEERKGNPKVKEFLSDQMDMLERDSVVAKSYNQGKLDEMLAASIAAEESGSLTKIASTSGATVPSNLEGVDEMLAASIAAEESGSLTKITSTSGAKVPSDWEGVDDDEEMILPAFSGKVDPAILAALPPSMQLDLLVQMRERLMAENRQKYQKVKKAPEKFSELQIEAYLKTVSYRREIVQVQKAAAGKDIGGIQTSRIASEANKEFIFSSSFTGDKQLLTSAGVQQSGKKSSDSVDNIASTSKSSTVTAFVQDESSRAFDEDVETYVDESGRIRVSRVRAMGMRMTRDLQRNLDLMKEVELDRMHIKTASARSEFCRNEIGSQKSIPSKEHNPEISHDNNANAVELSERNAQPILDTENSIQISFEVDGESKRMESDDDIFTSLVVGQPIKISSDSASDTDWEEGIIDRNDGGSSKDVTLETNASLGGSNINDDSEVEWEEEVCDVHENSKSPYESGKPPSRGNLMEEFDLQEAIRRSLEDFGVEEVSHTQAAHGEVAKTSEVTHKSVEFLDTEAKTDKLNLLERDKNGQNKPFSEILATMKFDGLGPSDNSHLFSPSQGQMKFSEVHDTNNLGILTNTSCPHYLGSDARQPTNIMNIVGNLGVENHSADLVEAKEIDMIVERPLDGSVEDLGLSTSSKICPGNVSVVHRTSSHDMNFSASVDDERNKMKTERSLFVNEEKKSDTPFHAVELTNPSEPSKDSRMRTCVEPVLEGEKNPVQFNENGVHKFANNENLQADFSENNLQEEILILNQERITLGHEQKKLERNAESVTSEMFAECQEMLQMFGIPYIIAPMEAEAQCAYMELANLVDGVVTDDSDVFLFGGRSVYKNIFDDRKYVETYFMKDIEKELGLTREKLIRMALLLGSDYTEGISGIGIVNAIEVVNAFPEEDGLQKFREWIESPDPNILGKFDSQTCSGLRKKGAEVDGNDSDCANSNMEGINFSGQKIRQTHDQESSADHNQKMKQIFMNKHRNVSKNWHVPSSFPSEVVISAYICPQVDKSTDPFAWGKPDINVLHRLCWEKFGWGVQKSDELLSPVLKEYNKHETQLRLEAFYTFNERFAKIRSSRIKKAVKGITGNQSSELMDDAVEGSSRSRKKRTIRPGESGADNTEKPSMRAKRGGHSFKTDPLEKTTRKQSRRRTAGEPVSSEVGNTESQHLSTSKGSHEHERGRGGGQRRGRGRGRGRGKGSLDFKQSDSSSVDVSGEDDNLEVCVEKSEKSGGSRRSMRTRKPAKYVVDDSAFDDLDKSLDHDSQKSDDEAMEQSGEGVCKDTGMSLNCKEHQNVEGPLQEDLYLQTGGFVNEDGSGKAGASQDNCPHEAGLSEEYHLKMGGGFCMDESETEDAACSPSNSAARDTADASFFFSAMEEDHLGKGSVGSALGVKETLDNIQELVGTNPADAVDTGDYSKVGVVSLPNIPDSNTGLSSLSAMPFLKRKQRKS, encoded by the exons ATGAACAAAGCAATACAGAGTTCACTGATGAAGAGATTAATAATCAGGAAAAATTGGATGAAAT CATCTCTTGCAGCTGAAGAAGATAGGCACTTAAATAACAATTTGTCAACTGCAGCTGTGGTTCCTGATGGGGAGGAGAGAGATAGCGAAGAAAATGAAGAGATCATATGG CCAGCAATAGATGGCAGTGTGGATCCGGCTGTCTTGGCTTCTTTGCCCACAACTTTGCAATTTGATCTTATG ATGAGAAAGAGGTCAATGGTGGATAATGGaaaaaacaatggagtcaataAG GATGAGGAACGAAAAGGTAATCCAAAGGTTAAGGAGTTTTTATCCGATCAAATGGACATGTTGGAGAGGGATAGCGTGGTAGCAAAGAGTTACAACCAAGGAAAGCTTGATGAAAT GTTGGCAGCATCTATTGCAGCTGAAGAAAGTGGGAGTTTAACTAAGATCGCATCAACATCTGGTGCTACAGTTCCTTCGAATTTAGAAGGTGTTGATGAAAT GTTGGCAGCATCTATTGCAGCTGAAGAAAGTGGGAGTTTAACTAAGATTACATCAACATCTGGTGCTAAAGTTCCTTCGGATTGGGAAGGTGTTGATgacgatgaagaaatgataCTT CCAGCATTTAGTGGGAAAGTTGATCCAGCTATTTTAGCAGCTCTGCCCCCATCAATGCAACTTGATCTCCTTGTTCAg ATGAGAGAGAGATTGATGGCTGAAAATAGGCAGAAGTATCAAAAAGTCAAGAAG GCTCCTGAAAAATTCTCTGAGCTACAAATAGAGGCTTACCTTAAAACGGTTTCTTACCGCCGGGAGATAGTTCAAGTGCAGAAAGCAGCAGCTGGGAAGGATATAGGTGGTATTCAGACTTCACGAATAGCCTCTGAAGccaataaagaatttattttctCATCATCCTTTACGGGGGACAAGCA ATTGCTGACATCAGCTGGAGTGCAGCAAAGTGGAAAAAAGTCTTCAGATTCTGTGGATAACATTGCATCCACCAGCAAGTCTAGTACGGTTACAGCATTTGTTCAGGATGAATCCAGTAGGGCTTTTGATGAAGATGTTGAAACATATGTGGATGAAAGTGGTCGAATTCGGGTCAGTCGAGTGAGAGCTATGGGGATGCGCATGACCCGTGATTTGCAAAGGAACTTGGATTTAATGAAGGAGGTTGAACTAGATAGGATGCATATCAAGACTGCAAGTGCTCGTTCTGAGTTCTGTAGAAATGAGATTGGTTCTCAAAAAAGTATTCCTAGTAAAGAACATAATCCAGAAATTTCACATGACAACAATGCTAATGCTGTTGAATTGAGTGAGAGAAATGCACAGCCCATCTTAGATACCGAGAATTCTATACAGATATCATTTGAAGTTGATGGTGAAAGTAAACGAATGGAAAGTGATGATGACATATTTACTTCTTTAGTTGTAGGACAACCTATTAAGATCTCTTCGGATTCTGCCTCCGATACTGATTGGGAGGAAggcattatcgatagaaatgaTGGAGGTTCTTCTAAAGATGTGACACTAGAAACTAATGCCTCTCTTGGGGGGAGCAACATCAATGATGACAGTGAAGTGGAATGGGAGGAGGAAGTTTGTGATGTTCATGAAAATTCCAAGTCCCCGTATGAATCAGGAAAACCACCTTCCAGAGGTAACTTGATGGAAGAGTTTGATTTGCAGGAGGCAATAAGAAGAAGCCTCGAGGATTTTGGGGTTGAAGAAGTCAGTCATACACAAGCTGCCCATGGGGAAGTAGCGAAAACTTCCGAAGTTACTCATAAGAGTGTAGAGTTCCTTGATACAGAGGCTAAAACTGATAAGCTAAATCTGCTCGAGAGAGACAAGAACGGACAAAATAAACCCTTCTCTGAAATCTTGGCAACTATGAAGTTTGATGGTTTGGGTCCAAGTGATAATTCACATCTCTTTTCTCCTTCACAGGGGCAAATGAAGTTTTCTGAAGTGCACGATACCAATAATTTGGGCATCCTGACCAATACATCATGCCCACATTATCTGGGGTCAGATGCTAGACAACCAACCAACATTATGAATATAGTGGGGAATCTGGGTGTAGAAAACCATTCTGCAGACTTGGTTGAAGCAAAGGAGATTGACATGATTGTGGAAAGACCTCTGGATGGTTCTGTTGAGGATCTTGGGTTATCTACCTCAAGCAAGATATGTCCAGGGAATGTTTCTGTTGTTCATAGGACAAGTTCCCATGACATGAATTTTTCTGCATCAGTTGATGATGAGAGGAATAAAATGAAAACAGAAAGATCTTTGTTTGTTAACGAGGAGAAAAAATCTGATACACCATTTCATGCAGTTGAGTTGACCAACCCCAGTGAGCCATCCAAAGATTCAAGAATGAGGACTTGTGTTGAACCTGTTTTGGAAGGAGAAAAAAACCCTGTTCAGTTTAATGAGAATGGTGTGCATAAATTTGCAAACAATGAGAATCTACAGGCTGATTTCTCAGAGAACAATTTGCAGGAGGAAATTCTCATTCTTAATCAAGAACGCATAACATTGGGACATGAACAGAAGAAGCTTGAGCGCAATGCAGAATCAGTTACCAGTGAGATGTTTGCAGAGTGTCAG GAAATGCTGCAGATGTTTGGTATACCATATATTATAGCACCAATGGAAGCAGAAGCGCAGTGTGCTTATATGGAACTTGCAAATCTTGTTGATGGTGTTGTTACTGATGACTCTGATGTGTTCTTATTTGGTGGGCGAAGTGTTTACAAGAATATATTTGATGATCGCAAATATGTTGAGACATACTTTATGAAG GATATTGAGAAAGAGCTAGGCTTGACCAGAGAAAAGTTAATTCGCATGGCTCTACTTCTTGGGAGTGATTATACTGAGGGCATTAG TGGTATTGGCATTGTTAATGCTATTGAGGTTGTGAATGCATTCCCTGAGGAGGATGGCCTTCAGAAATTCCGAGAGTGGATTGAATCACCAGACCCAAACATTTTAGGAAAATTTGATTCACAAACGTGTTCGGGTCTGAGAAAGAAAGGGGCAGAGGTTGATGGAAATGATTCAGATTGTGCAAATAGCAACATGGAGGGAATCAATTTTTCAGGCCAGAaaattcgccaaactcatgatcaAGAATCTTCTGCTGATCACAATCAAAAGATGAAGCAGATTTTCATGAATAAGCAT AGAAATGTGAGCAAGAACTGGCATGTTCCTTCTTCTTTTCCAAGCGAAGTAGTCATATCTGCATATATTTGTCCACAAGTGGACAAATCAACTGATCCTTTCGCATGGGGAAAGCCAGATATTAATGTTCTTCACAG GCTTTGCTGGGAAAAGTTTGGGTGGGGCGTCCAAAAGTCAGATGAGTTGCTATCCCCTGTTCTGAAAGAATACAACAAGCACGAG ACTCAATTGCGTCTAGAAGCATTTTACACTTTCAACGAAAGATTTGCAAAAATTCGCAGCAGTAGAATCAAGAAAGCTGTTAAAGGGATAACAGGAAATCAGTCCTCGGAATTGATGGATGATGCTGTGGAAGGAtcttctagaagtagaaagaagAGAACTATTAGACCTGGTGAATCTGGTGCTGACAATACAGAAAAACCTTCAATGAGAGCGAAGCGAGGTGGTCACAGCTTTAAGACTGACCCTCTGGAGAAAACTACTAGAAAGCAGTCCAGGAGAAGAACTGCTGGAGAACCTGTTTCATCTGAAGTGGGGAATACAGAGTCACAGCACTTAAGCACCAGTAAAGGATCACATGAGCATGAAAGAGGTAGAGGGGGAGGCCAAAGAAGAgggagaggaagaggaagaggacgGGGAAAAGGAAGTCTTGATTTTAAACAATCTGATTCCAGCTCAGTTGATGTGAGTGGTGAGGATGATAACCTAGAAGTTTGTGTTGAGAAGTCAGAAAAATCAGGAGGATCACGAAGG TCAATGCGCACGAGGAAGCCTGCAAAGTACGTTGTAGATGACTCAGCATTTGATGATCTGGACAAGTCGCTGGACCACGATAGTCAAAAGTCAGATGATGAGGCAATGGAACAATCAGGTGAAGGGGTATGCAAAGATACTGGTATGAGCCTCAACTGCAAGGAACATCAAAATGTGGAAGGACCTTTGCAAGAAGACTTGTATCTTCAAACAGGAGGATTTGTGAATGAAGATGGAAGTGGTAAGGCTGGTGCAAGCCAAGATAACTGTCCTCATGAAGCTGGTTTATCTGAAGAATACCACCTCAAAATGGGAGGTGGGTTCTGCATGGATGAAAGTGAGACGGAAGATGCAGCATGTAGCCCATCTAATTCGGCTGCAAGGGACACAGCCGATGCTTCTTTCTTCTTTAGTGCTATGGAAGAAGATCATTTAGGTAAAGGTTCAGTTGGATCCGCTTTAGGTGTCAAAGAAACTTTGGATAACATCCAAGAGTTGGTAGGGACGAATCCTGCAGATGCAGTAGATACCGGTGATTATTCTAAAGTCGGTGTCGTGTCTTTGCCGAATATCCCTGATAGTAACACTGGGCTTTCGAGTCTTAGTGCAATGCCTTTCTTgaaaagaaaacagagaaagagtTGA
- the LOC136233228 gene encoding WAT1-related protein At5g40240-like encodes MGCPSWIWKLAPFAAMVAVECTDVGVSSISKVALAHGMSKYVSVVYYNALATFFLAPFFFFNRKKRAPITFSLLLTFFLLALIGSSGQIIFLAAVKLSSPTLSSALANLIPIFTFLLALLTRMETVDLRRSSSQAKCLGAIVSVAGAFIVTLYKGPALFLNSAKESHQKSEWILGGLLMVIVCLLSATWNIAQGATVKQYPEKITIVFFFTLFITIQSAVFSFIFETNPNAWILNSRIEIVAILFTGVFGSVFRIGIHTWCLEERGAVFVAMFKPLGIAIAQFITFIFLGDIVFVGSVMGSVIIAIGFYSVIWGQMQEKKQMPNSSILKAPLLHPTNSNL; translated from the exons ATGGGTTGTCCATCATGGATATGGAAATTGGCACCATTTGCAGCAATGGTAGCAGTAGAATGCACAGATGTGGGTGTTTCAAGTATAAGTAAAGTAGCTTTAGCACATGGAATGAGCAAATATGTTTCTGTTGTTTATTACAATGCTCTTGCTACCTTCTTCCTTGCcccttttttcttcttcaacaGGAAAAAGAGAGCTCCCATCACTTTCTCCCTTCTTCTTACATTCTTCCTTCTTGCCTTAATCGG GAGCAGTGGGCAGATAATATTTTTAGCTGCAGTGAAGTTGAGTTCTCCTACTCTTTCATCTGCCTTGGCCAATCTTATCCCCATTTTCACTTTCCTGCTTGCACTCCTTACCAGGATGGAAACTGTGGATTTGAGAAGATCAAGCAGCCAAGCAAAATGTTTGGGAGCCATAGTATCAGTAGCAGGAGCATTCATAGTTACTCTTTACAAAGGACCTGCACTTTTTCTCAATTCTGCAAAAGAGTCTCACCAGAAATCTGAATGGATTTTGGGAGGTTTACTTATGGTCATTGTTTGCCTTTTGTCTGCAACTTGGAATATTGCCcag GGAGCCACAGTGAAGCAGTACCCAGAAAAAATCACAatagttttctttttcaccTTATTTATTACAATTCAGAGTGCAGTTTTCTCCTTTATTTTTGAAACAAATCCAAATGCATGGATACTCAACTCTCGGATTGAAATTGTTGCCATTCTCTTCACG ggAGTATTTGGGAGTGTATTTCGAATAGGAATACACACATGGTGTTTGGAGGAAAGAGGAGCAGTATTTGTAGCAATGTTCAAGCCCTTAGGGATTGCTATTGCTCAATTCATCACTTTCATCTTCCTTGGCGACATCGTTTTTGTCGGCAG TGTGATGGGGTCAGTAATAATAGCAATTGGATTTTATAGCGTAATTTGGGGACAAATGCAAGAGAAGAAGCAAATGCCTAATTCATCCATCCTAAAAGCCCCTCTTCTTCATCCAACTAATTCTAACTTATGA